The Culex pipiens pallens isolate TS chromosome 2, TS_CPP_V2, whole genome shotgun sequence DNA window AACACTGTTTACATGacatgaaaatttacatatttttttctgtgtagggttTAAACAACTGCCTTAATTTTGGAAACACTAATTTTATATTggcattcaaaacaaaaataacattacaaaaaaaaaacaagacaaaatacATAACTATCAGAAATGCTAAAATAgggaaattgatttattttatcttAGAAAATACTATCCAAAAATATTAGTGATTCCAAAACCAAGAGATTACAAGAAATAACtacttgaatattttattttgaaaatctccCAGATGGTTCCGAAATTATTCCTGAAAATCAATGCAAACATTATTTCCTGTTACTTGTCCAAGATCATTTATGAAATACATTCAAATTTAGCCACCAGGGTGATCCAAAAACTGAAAGATTAATTGGTTAAATGGattattaaacaaaaatgatagttttttttcaatcggGGCAGTTGTCAAGACTTAATTTCAATATAATATTATAATCTGTCCCGATCTTGGCAGCATTAACATGAATttttgttaagaaaaaaaaaagattgaataaAAATAGAAGGCATATTTCTATtgtcaatttgaaaatgttttaaaagcgCTATACATTTAATGcgttaatttaattttggcaCACTAAAAAACGAAAGCGAATGACCCACAGGATTGaagtttctcaaataaaatcaacaaacaacaacaacttaaCAAAAACGTTATTGATGCCAAAATTGGAAAATAAGAACATATatatctttatttatttattttttcccagAAAGTTCCAAAAGCTGGACTGAAATTTAATGATATGATATATCTAAAACTAAACAAAGCTCCATAGAATATTCGTGTAGACACCAGATGGATCCAAAAACTGttgagttaaaattttaaatggattATAAAAAACAGAagtgaaagttttaaaaatgttttattcacACCATTGTTTGACAACATATATGTTCAGAAACCCATAAAATAAACTGTTCAGAAGTATTTAGTTAAAAAGAAGAAgtattcaaaactaaaaaaacgaaaaagatCTTCAAAACATCCATCAGgctatgaaaaaataataattataaccAAACTGAAGTTATTTCTTGCACAAATTAAATTGGGGAACGTAATAAATCACTGAAAAGTGTaataattatttcaataaataaaaaaaggaaaaagtaCGTTGCCATGACATTGATAACaacaacttcaaatatttttttctgttatgtGATTAATACATGAACACTAAATAAGGACCCAAAATGGAAAGAGCTCACCGGCATAGGACAACAGGAACCAAAACAGCCGTTCTACCGCTCCGGAATTTCCACCAACAGCTTCTAAAGGCTCTGCTTCTTAGTAGAGGTCCTTTTCTTCTGTTTTCCTTGCGTTGGGGCAGAGCTTCATCAAAGAACTCTAATTTACAAAATCACAATTTCCACTTTTATGGAACCTAGATGTGTTCCAGCACAGAAACCCTGAACCTCAGAAACACTCCAAGCCGAAAACTGAAGATGTGTCCAAAGCTGCCACCGTAATTCCAACGCCAAAGACGACGCTCATCAGTCGGAAACTACACTTTTCGCCACCACCAATTTGATATTCCGTCGCTTAGTTCCTCTTCAATCCAGCATTCAAAAACCGACTCTCAACTTCCCGGACTATCCacatttttaactaaaatttcactaaaaatactaaaaatattaaaatgagaAAGGAAAAATCCGCGGAGCTAAATTTCAAAACGTCACGACACGCGCGCGGCTTGCTTCGATCCTCCTTAATGGCAAtttcaattttggttcaaaggcGATCTAATATGCAAATTCGACTAaattggggtcgcagaactcgaatttgaagtTTAGAGTAAGAAattagaaaaacataaaaaatgttttttggtcttggttcgattattcgaagtcccatacaaaccttcggaaaatcgagtctgtTTTCATTTTCAGTCGCCTCAAGCATTATAAAAACGTTCTACGTAGATTATGGATGACCCCTTACAAGATGTCGTCGAATTGAGCAAACACtcagaaaaaaacacatattttttaaataatggaaATGCCTCAACCAACTTTGGCCTGATCAAATATGCCTAAGAAAAGAAAATGTTCagagatgaataaaaaattaaaatatttaaattgaaaaaacacATGCCTAACTAGCATCAAATAACAtttctttaattaaaaaattgcattgtTTGATTGAATCTTTCTAATATTTTTCGTATTATTGTAGGAATACTTCTAAGAAAAAGTAATGATTTTAATTACTTCTTTTGACGTAAGGGAAAgcatacaaataatttgttccaagtgaaaaaaagaaaaaaataaaaatcgctgccaaaatctaaaaaaaatctcaacaatTATTCAAAAGTTGTCAGTCAAggtggtttttgagaaaaacggtaatctttttttaaatatttagagcgattttgtaaaaaaataattgcaaccaACATAACAATTCATATtagtttaatttcaaattgtttcaattaataatttaaaaaaatcaagcttctaaataaatatttcaaaccgATTCACATtaatgaattttacaaaaaatcattcaaaaatatttatcaaaaacctGCACAATGGAATATAAAATGAAACATTGCGGCAATCGTCactgattaaatttttaatcaaataaaaatgacGTATTGGTCAATTActtatattattaaaaatacCCCGATTTGACACAACAAAATTTGAGAGTTGATTCGatgcaaaaaaagttgttgattatacaaaaatttttgttgaatcaaaccgcGTACAAGCAGAtactacaaaacatttttgtgcGTGAGgagaaaaatataataataagaAGATTTACATAAATTGTTTGCTTATTTTAAAcgacagaaataaaaaaaactaaatgcaTAAATAGagtttgaaataatttgaaaataagaataattaaaaaataaaaatggtaaaaataaatttcccacATGAATGCGTTTATCTCGCGCTTGCTCTGCTGCTCCAGCTGCTTGATCTCCGCCTTGTACCGCTCAATGATGGCGGTCTTCTCCTCAATCTCCGCCCGGAACGAGGTTTGCTTTTCCTGCAGCACCTGCTCTATCTTGACGATTTCCTTGATGTTACGCTCGTTCGTTTGCCACATCCGGTGCAGGATCTTCTCCTTGGCCAGGTCCTTCTGCGCGGTCATCTTCATCTTAGTGATCGTAAACTTGCGAAACTCGCGGATGTTGGACAGGAACTTCCGGTACACTCCGGGTAGCTTTTCGGGAATTAAGTGCTAGTTAATAACTTACTAAAAATGACTAAAAAGGACACGTTACGTTCTTCAGATGACCAGCGATGACCTTGTGGAGTTCCTTGTTGGAGACCATCTCTACCAATTCGATGAACTTTGTTGAATGGAATTGAAAATCTTCCAACTAAAAGTAGATCTATTTAAATAAACCAATATCTTGATCAACTAAACATGATCCCACATTGACCACTTCCGGAACCGATCCACCGGTGTCATCCTTTGTCTTCATGTACTTGCACAACAATCTCAGCACGTCCTGTTCCCCGGCGTCAAAGTACTTGTCCATCAGCTTCTGGTCCCGAACGATCACCGGCAAGCAGAACAACACTTCCAACGTTTCACTCATTTCCTGCAGGATCAACGTGACCCGATTGATTTGAATGTTAAACTCAACCTTTTGCAAACTTTCCGGATCGTACGAGTCATGCTCGCCCTCGCCGTAAGCCATGATCTCCAGCCGGATCTTTTCGATCATATTTTTAACGGTTTCGATGTCCTCCTCGGAATCACCGGAGAATATTTCCTCAATCGTGTCCGCCATCGCGTGGGTTTTACTTTAAACTAAAATGTCTTACCAACAAGCTTCACGGGTCGTATCGATTAAACGTGGTCGTTACGCGCGTTTCGAGGACCTGTTGAAGGGTTCCCCCCATTTCAGGCCGTTTCCTCAGCAACACCCCAATTAAAAACTTTGTTTAACAAACGAAATAACTAGAATTAGAGGATTTAGTTCACATTTGCTGGTCAGTTGGTGCAATTTAATTATTCGGAAAAAGTAATCGTttaaaaacacttcaaaatggGCAAGAAAAAGGGAGGAAACAAGAACAAACTGGCCAAGATGTCCGAGGAGGAACGGGCCAGGTACCTCCAGCATCGGGCAGACATGGAAGAGGAAGCTAGGCGCCGGAAGCAGCAACTGATTGCCACTTTTATGAAGGTATGTacttgaagaaaatattttatgtgTTTAGGCCTGGGTATAGGCGACTCACCGTTTGCCTCGTCAAAGatctaaataattttgaaaagtattgttCTATACGataaaagtgctgaaaatttaaacttcataGCACTCATTTGAGTTCTGTTATTCTTGGTACAGAAATGTAGAAATTTTCCGTCGTAATTTCTATCGTAATGTCCATATAGTGTGTATGTATGATTTCtatctaccatcgacaaattataACTTACAGTTGTAGAAGAACAGTATCTaactccatcgtgcctctaatgttgccatattaGCACTTTTATGCTCagttacagctcataaaaaaaaaacgttacttaatccaccttaaggtagTTGGTGCCTTCTTCACATTTATgttgtatcgagaaattaaaaaagagagatgtgagccggtaacatggagtgaaattTTCGCATCTATCATGGTAAACaccttgacagaaagtttaactccatgttgcacttttaaattctcgatttacaaattattttaagtttttttttgaataacataattttttttttttcattttattttattattttttttcatttattttttataattattgttttatcagaacagaaattttcaattcttttttaacCAACTctcaaaataaaggagaaagggggggggctgtaattgaatttgaaagtgctgatatgccaacattaggtgcacgatggaattgcatgctgtccccctagtttcagtaaacaatgtcttatgagttgtatatttcagtaaaaagtttgtgtaaatctttgtcgagacaaaatgaagTATTtggcaacataattaatacagactttttccagaagagtcgcagacactgcttaagcaatgtggcaaccgggcgatatgcATACTgtgcgactctcgcgcgtaagcaaaaagacccgTCCTTagagtttattcaaaaatcacccttttttgtagctacaaaaaactttttcatggcataactttaaaaatacttcactacacagaataaaatttaatagggtccccaaaacgaacagaataaggcggatccggccaaaatcggttcagccagttctgagataatcgtgtggaaaaaaatcatgtctacacacatcctcacagacatttgttcagaatttgattctgagtcgataggtataagTGAAGGTATACCTAGGTAggctaggaggtgtatttaagaagttcatttcgagtgattttatagctttgcctcagtgaggtgaggaagtcaaaacgttttcaactgaaaacgaatgaaaaatagctcaataggaagtgagcaagtaagtttctatcaaaatatttacaaaataagttgtgaaaatcagcaaattgtatggagttaggagcgagtacataacctgccaaacatacgagaattttctctacgatttaaatttttatctcgATCGTGGATCCCGAAATTACgatcaaaatttgtaatttcaaaaattcaataaaaaataaagatagaaaaaattaaaaaaaaacacaattttaaaacatttaaagatttgaaagattaaaagaaaaatatttcttttttaaaaagctatattttttaatttaaaaaaaagcagattctaaaaattttaagaataaaaaaatacttaacattgAATTATTTGGTACATAGTaccaaatctaaaaatctaaaaaaaaacttaaatattaaataagatcgctgcaaataattttaatttttcatggcatttttttaatttatttttttattttttgatattatttatttgtatttaattGATGCTTCGCTTCGAACACATATCGACATTTTCTCGATCGTTAGTCGTGGTTTTGTGGATAGAGGATCGAGAAATTAAGATCAAATAACTTGAATCTAATATGGACATTTGAATCTAATAGGCGACAAAAAAGGAAACTTTTTTGCATTATCCTCAATATTACCTATAGACagcaaattgatcagaaaacccCATCCCAATGTAcagatttttagatattttcacACCACTTTtctatggatagctgccaaaactGCATGGagactagggtggttcaaatttaagttttcgtcatcgattacttacttacttttactgctcgtacaacctccgggtcatgagctgtctccagatgcgctgccactgaactcggtctagggctgctactctccaattccgactcggaactcccacacttctcagatcttcctccacttggtctaaccacctcgcacgttgcgcccccctccgccgcgttccaaccggctccgaattaaacaccaacttcaccggattgatagtctggttcggttggcgcgcatccagcgcgtccggcattcttgcgacgtgtccggcccaccggattcggccagccttggcgaccttccgaatacttggcttgccgtagagttgcgccagctcgtggttcatccttctcctccatacagtgttcacacgcacgccgccaaagatcgtcctaagcactcgccgttcaaaaacttcaagcgcttgcaggtcctcctcgagcatcgtccacgtctcgtgcccgtagaggacgacgggtcttatcagcgtttcgtacatggtacactttgtacgccgggaaaggtgaccagaccgtaaggtcttgtggagtccgtagtaggcacgactaccggtgatgatacgcctccgaatttctctgctgcagttgttgtccgacgtcaccaacgatccgaggtacacaaactcctccacaacctcgaactcgtcgccgtcgatcgtcacgctcggtcctatgcgagtcctaagggactcggttcctcctgccagcagatacttcgtcttcgcaacattcactttcaatccaaccttatccgcttcccgcttcaattcggtgtaccgcctggccacatcctcgaacgttctgccgacaatgtccatgtcgtcggcgtagcagatgaactggttggaccggttgatgatcgtgccccgcatgttgaagcccgcccgcctcataacaccttcaagcccaatgttgaaacagaggccggagataccgtcgccttgtcgcagtcccttgcgcgattcgatcgggtcggacatcgctcccgaaatcttcacgctgcaccgtgccccgtccatcgtcgatttcaccagtctgatcagcttcccgggaaagccgttctcgtacatgatcttccatagctcttcgcgatcgaccgagtcgtacgcggctttgaaatcgatgaacaggtggtgcgtcgggatctggtactcgcgacatttttggaggatttggcgcagcaaaaagatttggtccgtcgtcgatttcccctccacgaaaccggcttggtacgtccctacgaaatcctttgctcgctccgacagacgacagaagatgatctgagacagcactttgtaggccgcgttgagaatagtgatggctcgatagttctcacattccaacttgtcccccttcttgtagatcgggcatattactccctctttccactcctccggtagctgttctgtgtcccagaccttgactatcagccggtgtagacaggccgccagcttgtccgggcccatcttgatgagttcagcaccgataccatccttacccgctgctttgttgttcttcagcttcttgatggcatccttaacctccctcatcgtgggtgctggctcgtcctcgccgtccaccataccgctgacgtcgtttccccGGTCGCCttggtactccgcctctgggccgttcaggtgctcgtcgaagtgctgcttccacctttcgatcacctcacgctcgtccgtcaagatgcctccgtccttatcccggcacatttcggcccgcggcatgaagccagtccgggattggctaagtttcttgtagaacttacgcgtttcgttggagcgatacagctgttccatgtcctggcactccaactcttccaggcggcgcttcttgtcccgaaagagatgggtttgctgtcttcgcaactgtttatacgactccttgttcccacgggtgttgtgcagcagccacttgtcccgcgctgctttcttctcgtcccaaatcgcctgacattcctcgtcgaaccagccgttccgtcgaactcgggccacgtacccgatggcgctcgatgccgctgcgttgatggctgcttccatgtggctccagcaggcctccagaggggcttcggcGAGCTCGccctcgtcaggcaacgcagcatcgagttcccgcgcgtactgggtagcgacctcCGGATCCTTGAGTCGCTCCAgattataccgctgcgggcgacggtaccggatcttgttgacctcggacaggcg harbors:
- the LOC120425515 gene encoding dynein regulatory complex protein 9 isoform X2, with amino-acid sequence MADTIEEIFSGDSEEDIETVKNMIEKIRLEIMAYGEGEHDSYDPESLQKVEFNIQINRVTLILQEMSETLEVLFCLPVIVRDQKLMDKYFDAGEQDVLRLLCKYMKTKDDTGGSVPEVVNLEDFQFHSTKFIELVEMVSNKELHKVIAGHLKNLPGVYRKFLSNIREFRKFTITKMKMTAQKDLAKEKILHRMWQTNERNIKEIVKIEQVLQEKQTSFRAEIEEKTAIIERYKAEIKQLEQQSKREINAFIEESDQKMFRYFERSDQRYEELQKDALLKAKEYQNTLEEDLRVEKENRLKKAKLTQQLKLLLNKYDKDAGERTKELNALDDNLRARQEEFDEWKRTVFDPQEKKYYEAIEERRLDELRAQLQLVRAFMMSRAARVLQRAWRSVAERKRKMRGRRGGRRGKGKK
- the LOC120425515 gene encoding dynein regulatory complex protein 9 isoform X1, giving the protein MADTIEEIFSGDSEEDIETVKNMIEKIRLEIMAYGEGEHDSYDPESLQKVEFNIQINRVTLILQEMSETLEVLFCLPVIVRDQKLMDKYFDAGEQDVLRLLCKYMKTKDDTGGSVPEVVNLEDFQFHSTKFIELVEMVSNKELHKVIAGHLKNLPGVYRKFLSNIREFRKFTITKMKMTAQKDLAKEKILHRMWQTNERNIKEIVKIEQVLQEKQTSFRAEIEEKTAIIERYKAEIKQLEQQSKREINAFIEESDQKMFRYFERSDQRYEELQKDALLKAKEYQNTLEEDLRVEKENRLKKAKLTQQLKLLLNKYDKDAGERTKELNALDDNLRARQEEFDEWKRTVFDPQEKKYYEAIEERRLDELRAQLQLVRAFMMSRAARVLQRAWRSVAERKRKMRGRRGGRRGKGKKK